The following proteins are co-located in the Halodesulfovibrio marinisediminis DSM 17456 genome:
- a CDS encoding glycosyltransferase — protein sequence MHIYPPIVSVVMPVYNGAKTLNTAVDSILAQTFTDFELIIIDDGSTDFTLEVINGYVAQDERVRGFTIPHSGVAAAANFGLSKTRARLIARMDADDYSMPERLAQQVSYMHGHPEIGILGTCVEFGGNRNTAGGYARYVDWTNTLLEPEEISLRRFQEAPFAHPSTMYRAELVERYGGYKLGNLPEDYELWLRWMALGIKAAKLQEKLVVWNDPPNRLSRTGEQCTVENFYKMKSPYLADWLHNYVSPEKNIYVIGAGKTSRQRALLLEQSGVVIKGWIDIDPNKIGNIVNGKRVVSRAILDQKHCFSVAYLGGHDANEQLEEFMQTKGYTLGEDYILAS from the coding sequence ATGCATATCTATCCTCCCATAGTTTCCGTCGTCATGCCCGTCTACAATGGAGCAAAAACACTGAACACTGCTGTGGACAGCATTCTTGCTCAAACATTCACCGATTTCGAATTAATCATCATAGATGACGGCTCCACAGACTTCACTCTTGAAGTCATCAATGGATACGTTGCGCAAGATGAAAGAGTTCGAGGCTTCACAATCCCCCACTCCGGAGTAGCAGCAGCAGCCAACTTCGGGCTATCAAAAACGCGAGCACGCCTTATTGCACGTATGGATGCAGATGATTATTCCATGCCGGAACGGCTAGCACAGCAAGTTTCCTATATGCACGGACATCCTGAAATAGGCATATTAGGAACATGTGTGGAGTTTGGCGGAAACAGAAATACAGCTGGAGGATACGCACGGTATGTGGACTGGACAAACACTCTTCTTGAACCTGAAGAGATAAGCCTAAGACGTTTTCAAGAAGCTCCCTTTGCCCACCCTAGTACAATGTATAGAGCCGAGCTCGTTGAACGTTACGGGGGATACAAGCTCGGTAACTTACCGGAAGATTACGAACTATGGCTCCGCTGGATGGCTCTTGGTATCAAGGCTGCAAAGCTTCAAGAAAAATTAGTTGTATGGAATGACCCACCAAACAGGCTCTCGCGAACCGGCGAACAATGCACCGTTGAAAACTTCTATAAAATGAAGTCCCCTTACCTTGCAGATTGGCTTCATAACTATGTTTCCCCAGAAAAGAACATTTACGTCATCGGTGCAGGTAAAACCAGCAGACAACGGGCACTACTATTAGAACAAAGCGGCGTTGTTATTAAAGGCTGGATTGATATTGATCCTAATAAAATTGGAAACATCGTAAACGGAAAACGTGTAGTCAGTCGAGCCATCCTAGATCAAAAGCATTGTTTCTCTGTAGCCTATCTCGGGGGGCATGACGCGAACGAACAGCTTGAAGAATTTATGCAAACTAAAGGATATACCCTTGGGGAAGATTATATCCTCGCCTCATAA